In the Candidatus Rhodoblastus alkanivorans genome, one interval contains:
- a CDS encoding HoxN/HupN/NixA family nickel/cobalt transporter, whose amino-acid sequence MQGLSQFFAGRGPLRQKLYLLFGGLVFANVAAWAWALAVFHDRPVLLGSAVLAFSLGLRHAVDADHIAAIDNSTRKLMQEGQRPVAVGLFFSLGHSTVVALLSIAVGFATATISAHFAQFKSIGSVIGTSASALFLLLLALFNLLVFLSVWKSFQALRRGERVSDEDFDLLLNQRGFLSRLFRPVFAMVRKSWHLYFVGLLFGLGFDTATEVALFGISATQAANGASFANLLVFPVLFTAGMSLVDSADGALMLGAYGWAYMKPVRKIYYNLTITAVSVLVALAVGGIETLGLIGNKLELHGAFWDAVGVLNDNFGLLGYGIIGLFIASWLISIAIYRLKGFDRLEAEV is encoded by the coding sequence ATGCAGGGTCTTTCCCAATTCTTCGCAGGGCGCGGGCCGCTGCGCCAAAAACTTTATCTTTTGTTCGGCGGGCTCGTGTTCGCCAATGTCGCCGCATGGGCCTGGGCTCTGGCGGTTTTTCACGATCGCCCCGTGCTGCTGGGCTCGGCGGTGCTGGCTTTTTCGCTCGGCCTGCGCCATGCGGTGGACGCCGACCATATTGCGGCGATCGATAATTCCACCCGCAAATTGATGCAGGAAGGCCAGAGGCCGGTCGCGGTCGGCCTGTTCTTCTCGCTCGGCCATTCGACCGTCGTTGCTCTGCTGTCGATCGCCGTCGGCTTCGCGACGGCGACGATCAGCGCGCATTTCGCGCAGTTCAAATCCATCGGCTCCGTCATCGGAACCAGCGCCTCGGCTTTGTTCCTGCTTCTGCTGGCTTTGTTCAACCTTCTGGTCTTCCTGTCGGTCTGGAAGAGTTTTCAGGCCTTGCGGCGCGGCGAAAGAGTCTCGGACGAGGATTTCGACCTCCTGCTCAACCAGCGCGGCTTTCTGTCCCGCCTGTTCCGCCCGGTCTTCGCCATGGTGCGCAAAAGCTGGCATCTCTATTTCGTCGGCTTGCTGTTCGGCCTCGGCTTCGACACGGCGACCGAAGTGGCTTTGTTCGGCATTTCCGCGACCCAGGCCGCCAATGGCGCGTCTTTCGCGAATCTGCTGGTCTTTCCGGTCCTGTTCACCGCCGGCATGTCGCTCGTCGACAGCGCCGACGGCGCCCTTATGCTCGGCGCCTATGGTTGGGCCTATATGAAGCCGGTGCGCAAAATCTATTACAACCTCACCATCACGGCGGTTTCGGTTCTCGTCGCCCTCGCTGTGGGTGGGATCGAGACTTTGGGTTTGATCGGCAACAAATTGGAGCTGCACGGGGCCTTCTGGGACGCCGTCGGCGTGCTCAACGATAACTTCGGCCTGCTCGGCTATGGCATCATCGGTCTCTTCATCGCAAGCTGGCTGATTTCGATCGCCATCTACCGGCTCAAGGGTTTTGACAGACTCGAAGCCGAAGTTTAG
- a CDS encoding 2-isopropylmalate synthase: MTEQNSTQPPSNQDRVFIFDTTLRDGEQCPGASMTFEEKLEVADVLDALGVDIMEAGFPIASQGDFDSVAEIARRVKNASVCGLSRASVKDVDRCAEAVRHARVPRIHTFISTSPVHMKYKLQMEPEKVLELIASSVTRARNHVEFVEWSAEDGTRTEHDFLCRAVETAIDAGATTINIPDTVGYTTPDEYRALFEMVRSRVPNADKAIFSVHCHNDLGLAVANSIAGVKGGARQIECTINGIGERAGNAALEEIVMAMRTRADTLPYVNNIDTKLLTRASKLVSAVTSFPVQYNKAIVGRNAFAHESGIHQDGMLKNAHTYEIMTPESVGVQKTSLVMGKHSGRHAFREKLKELGYDLGENGLEIAFTRFKDLADRKKIVYDEDIVALVDDEIANAHERIKVVELTVVAGTKGPQKAALTLDVDGELKTHQATGNGPVDAIFNAIHALTPHDARLELYQVHAVTEGTDAQAEVTVRLSEDGNVVSGRGADPDTLVASARAYVSALNKIFAKRGRGPLEAVASL, from the coding sequence ATGACCGAGCAGAATTCTACTCAACCGCCGTCCAACCAGGACCGCGTCTTCATTTTCGACACCACTTTGCGCGATGGCGAGCAATGCCCCGGCGCCTCGATGACCTTCGAGGAAAAGCTGGAAGTCGCCGATGTTCTCGACGCTTTGGGCGTCGATATCATGGAGGCGGGCTTTCCGATCGCCTCGCAGGGCGATTTCGACTCCGTCGCCGAAATCGCCCGCCGGGTGAAGAACGCTTCCGTCTGCGGCCTGTCGCGCGCTTCCGTCAAAGACGTCGACCGTTGCGCCGAGGCGGTGCGCCATGCGCGCGTTCCGCGCATCCACACCTTCATTTCGACCTCGCCGGTCCATATGAAATACAAGCTGCAGATGGAGCCGGAAAAGGTTCTGGAACTGATCGCCTCTTCGGTGACGCGGGCGCGTAATCACGTCGAATTCGTCGAATGGTCGGCGGAGGACGGCACCCGCACCGAGCACGATTTCCTGTGTCGCGCGGTCGAGACCGCGATCGACGCCGGCGCGACCACCATCAACATTCCCGACACCGTCGGCTATACCACGCCGGACGAATATCGCGCTCTGTTCGAAATGGTGCGTTCGCGCGTGCCCAATGCCGACAAGGCGATCTTTTCGGTCCATTGCCACAATGATCTGGGTCTGGCCGTCGCCAATTCCATCGCCGGGGTCAAGGGCGGCGCGCGTCAGATCGAATGCACGATCAACGGCATCGGCGAGCGCGCGGGCAATGCGGCGCTGGAAGAAATCGTCATGGCGATGCGCACCCGCGCCGACACGCTGCCCTATGTCAACAACATCGACACGAAGCTGCTGACTCGTGCGTCAAAGCTGGTGTCGGCGGTGACCTCCTTCCCGGTGCAATACAACAAGGCCATCGTCGGCCGGAACGCCTTCGCCCATGAAAGCGGCATTCACCAGGACGGCATGCTGAAGAACGCCCATACTTACGAGATCATGACGCCGGAATCGGTCGGCGTGCAGAAGACCTCGCTGGTGATGGGCAAGCATTCCGGCCGTCACGCCTTCAGGGAAAAGCTGAAGGAGCTGGGCTATGACCTGGGCGAGAATGGGCTGGAAATCGCCTTCACCCGCTTCAAGGATTTGGCCGACCGCAAGAAGATTGTCTATGACGAGGACATCGTCGCTCTGGTCGATGACGAGATCGCCAACGCTCATGAACGGATCAAGGTGGTCGAATTGACCGTTGTCGCCGGCACCAAGGGACCGCAGAAGGCGGCCCTGACGCTGGACGTCGACGGCGAGTTGAAGACCCATCAGGCGACGGGAAACGGCCCGGTGGACGCGATCTTCAACGCCATTCACGCCTTGACGCCGCATGACGCCAGGCTGGAGCTCTATCAGGTCCATGCGGTCACCGAAGGCACGGACGCGCAGGCTGAAGTCACCGTGCGCCTGTCGGAAGACGGCAATGTCGTCTCCGGCCGGGGCGCCGATCCGGACACTCTGGTCGCCTCGGCGCGCGCCTATGTCTCGGCGCTGAACAAGATTTTCGCCAAGCGCGGGCGCGGACCGCTGGAGGCCGTGGCGTCCCTGTAA
- a CDS encoding SPFH domain-containing protein, protein MEYVFSFLVSVVAFLALMAALGSFFTVQTAQVAVITRFNRYLRVAQAGLNWKVPFIDKVDGRLSLRVEQLSLTMETKTKDNVFVTIPISVQTRVRPEKAYEAYYALADPQAQIQSYVEQVVLGHVPGMMLDEVFASQSSIAAAVKHELDVDMAGFGYEIVNVLVTDIIPDAKVKSAMNDINAAQREQVAAAARGEADKILVVKKAEAEAESKALQGQGIANQRKAIIDGLRGSIEEFQKSVGDASAKEVMQLVLVTQYFDTLKAIGEQDKTNTLFISHAPGAVQSFSEQMLQAITANEARKQA, encoded by the coding sequence ATGGAATATGTGTTTTCCTTTCTGGTCTCCGTCGTCGCCTTTTTGGCGTTGATGGCGGCTTTGGGGAGCTTTTTCACCGTCCAGACCGCGCAGGTCGCGGTCATCACCCGCTTCAACCGCTATTTGCGGGTCGCCCAGGCCGGATTGAACTGGAAGGTTCCCTTCATCGACAAGGTCGACGGAAGGTTGAGCCTGCGCGTCGAACAATTGTCGCTGACCATGGAGACCAAGACGAAAGACAATGTCTTCGTCACCATTCCGATCTCCGTCCAGACCCGGGTGCGGCCGGAAAAGGCCTATGAGGCTTATTACGCCTTGGCCGATCCCCAGGCGCAGATTCAGTCCTATGTCGAACAGGTCGTGCTCGGCCATGTGCCCGGTATGATGCTCGACGAGGTTTTCGCCAGCCAATCGAGCATAGCCGCGGCGGTCAAGCATGAGCTCGACGTCGATATGGCCGGGTTCGGCTATGAAATCGTCAATGTCCTGGTCACCGACATTATTCCCGACGCCAAGGTCAAATCGGCGATGAACGACATCAACGCCGCCCAGCGCGAGCAGGTCGCGGCGGCGGCGCGCGGCGAGGCCGACAAGATTCTGGTCGTGAAAAAGGCCGAGGCCGAAGCCGAGAGCAAGGCGCTGCAAGGCCAGGGCATCGCCAATCAGCGCAAGGCGATCATCGACGGCCTGCGCGGTTCGATCGAGGAGTTCCAGAAATCGGTCGGCGACGCCAGCGCCAAGGAGGTCATGCAGCTCGTGCTGGTGACCCAATATTTCGACACGCTCAAAGCGATCGGCGAACAGGACAAGACCAACACCTTGTTCATCTCCCATGCGCCGGGCGCGGTGCAGTCTTTCTCGGAACAGATGCTCCAGGCGATCACCGCGAACGAGGCGCGAAAGCAGGCGTGA
- the cobD gene encoding threonine-phosphate decarboxylase CobD, with amino-acid sequence MSDGAIRSDVGALAYHGGGLTAARRLFPHAPEPWLDLSTGINPTPYPFTPPDMKAYARLPEAERIAALEEAAAQSFGADPAAGIVAAPGTQALIQLLPRVVGAKKIAVLGFTYSEHARVWAASGAEVTTCRKLDELAGADAAIVVNPNNPDGRLCDAGALNALAHDMGMRGRSLIVDEAFMDFLPRENSVAPLPPAPGLIVLRSFGKTFGLAGLRLGFALGDRAPVERMRAALGPWAVSGVAVEIGIETYQDDAWLTESAARLAEDCARLDALLRGAGFEILGGTPLFRLARHDTAREIFLRLCDAGVLTRPFAERPDWLRFGAPDGDADFGRLADVLASIHKANP; translated from the coding sequence ATGAGCGATGGGGCGATTCGTTCTGACGTGGGCGCGCTAGCCTATCACGGCGGCGGGCTCACCGCCGCGCGCCGCCTGTTCCCCCATGCGCCGGAACCCTGGCTCGATCTCTCCACCGGGATCAATCCGACGCCCTATCCCTTCACGCCGCCGGACATGAAGGCTTACGCCCGCCTGCCCGAAGCCGAACGCATCGCGGCGCTGGAAGAGGCGGCGGCGCAAAGCTTTGGAGCCGATCCGGCGGCGGGAATCGTGGCCGCCCCGGGGACGCAGGCGCTGATCCAGCTCCTTCCGCGCGTCGTCGGCGCGAAGAAAATCGCCGTATTGGGCTTCACTTATTCGGAACACGCCCGCGTCTGGGCCGCGAGCGGCGCCGAGGTCACAACCTGCCGAAAGCTCGACGAACTGGCAGGCGCCGACGCCGCTATCGTCGTCAATCCGAACAATCCGGACGGCCGCCTGTGCGACGCGGGCGCGCTGAACGCCCTCGCCCATGACATGGGGATGCGCGGCAGAAGCCTGATCGTGGACGAGGCTTTCATGGACTTCCTGCCGCGCGAAAACAGTGTCGCGCCGCTGCCCCCGGCGCCGGGCCTGATCGTCTTGCGGTCCTTCGGCAAGACTTTTGGCCTTGCCGGCCTGCGGCTGGGCTTCGCCCTCGGCGACCGCGCCCCGGTCGAGCGCATGCGCGCCGCGCTCGGCCCCTGGGCGGTGAGCGGGGTCGCGGTCGAAATCGGGATCGAGACCTATCAGGATGACGCCTGGTTGACCGAAAGCGCCGCGCGCCTCGCGGAAGATTGCGCCCGGCTCGACGCGCTCCTGCGCGGCGCCGGGTTCGAAATCCTCGGCGGAACGCCGCTGTTCCGCCTGGCGCGCCATGACACGGCGCGCGAGATTTTCCTGCGCCTGTGCGATGCGGGCGTGCTGACCCGACCCTTCGCGGAAAGGCCGGACTGGCTGCGCTTCGGCGCGCCTGACGGCGACGCCGATTTCGGAAGGCTCGCCGATGTCCTGGCGTCCATCCACAAAGCAAATCCATAG
- the cbiB gene encoding adenosylcobinamide-phosphate synthase CbiB, with product MFSAYSLELAFAALLVEALFGYPAPVYEAIRHPVNWIGALIARLEQMLNRADLPDDARKAAGVLALLVTLAASVLAAGIVTDWTPKNGFGFLLLAVVASSLVAQRSLHDHVAAVAEALEREGLEGGRAKVAKIVGRDVAALDAAGVARAAVESLAENFSDGVVAPALWIAAFGLKGGALYKAVNTADSMIGHKNARYLEFGWAAARFDDLINLPASRLAVLWLILAAAFTRGAEWRDAWTAVRRDAPKHRSPNAGWPEAAMAGALGFKLAGPRVYGGMAVDDVYMGDGRAALDAADIRRALTLYRRACAAQMLALLLPLAALAR from the coding sequence ATGTTCTCCGCCTATTCCCTTGAGCTGGCCTTCGCCGCGCTGCTCGTCGAAGCCCTTTTCGGCTATCCTGCGCCGGTTTACGAGGCCATCCGCCATCCGGTGAACTGGATCGGCGCCCTTATCGCGCGGCTGGAGCAAATGCTCAACCGGGCGGATTTGCCCGACGATGCGCGCAAGGCGGCGGGCGTGCTGGCGCTTCTCGTCACGCTCGCGGCGAGCGTGCTGGCCGCCGGCATTGTGACCGACTGGACGCCGAAAAACGGGTTCGGCTTCCTTTTGCTCGCTGTCGTCGCGTCGTCGCTCGTCGCCCAGCGCAGCCTGCACGACCATGTCGCGGCCGTGGCCGAGGCCCTGGAGCGTGAAGGGCTCGAAGGCGGGCGCGCCAAGGTGGCGAAGATCGTCGGCCGTGACGTCGCCGCGCTCGACGCCGCCGGCGTCGCGCGCGCGGCGGTGGAAAGTCTGGCGGAGAATTTTTCCGACGGCGTGGTCGCCCCGGCCCTGTGGATCGCAGCCTTCGGCCTGAAGGGCGGCGCGCTCTACAAGGCGGTCAATACCGCAGATTCGATGATCGGCCACAAAAATGCGCGTTATCTCGAATTCGGCTGGGCGGCGGCGCGTTTCGACGATCTCATCAATCTGCCCGCCTCGCGGCTGGCGGTTCTGTGGCTCATCCTCGCCGCCGCCTTTACCCGCGGCGCGGAGTGGCGCGACGCCTGGACCGCGGTCCGGCGCGACGCGCCAAAACATCGCTCGCCCAACGCCGGCTGGCCGGAGGCGGCGATGGCCGGCGCGCTCGGCTTCAAACTCGCTGGCCCGCGTGTCTATGGCGGCATGGCGGTGGACGACGTTTACATGGGCGACGGCCGCGCCGCGCTCGATGCCGCCGACATCCGCCGGGCGCTCACCCTTTACCGCCGCGCCTGCGCGGCGCAGATGCTCGCGCTCCTGCTGCCTTTGGCGGCGCTGGCGCGCTGA
- a CDS encoding phage holin family protein: MIGFLLRAAIVALGLWVASRIVPGIGFNSTETLVLAAILLGIANAIVRPVLIVLTLPITILTLGLFLLVVNGLMIELVAHLLDGFVVSGFGAAILASLVVTIVSWVVSWSVGPSGFEVMVVRR; encoded by the coding sequence ATGATCGGATTTCTGCTTCGCGCCGCCATCGTTGCGCTCGGTCTCTGGGTGGCTTCGCGCATTGTCCCGGGGATTGGTTTCAATTCGACCGAAACCCTGGTTTTGGCGGCGATTTTGCTCGGAATCGCCAACGCCATCGTCCGGCCGGTCCTGATCGTCCTCACCCTCCCGATCACGATTCTGACCCTCGGGCTGTTCCTTCTGGTCGTTAACGGTCTGATGATCGAGCTTGTCGCGCATCTGCTTGACGGTTTCGTCGTCAGTGGTTTTGGCGCGGCGATCCTGGCTTCGCTGGTGGTCACCATCGTAAGCTGGGTCGTCTCCTGGTCGGTCGGACCGAGCGGTTTCGAAGTCATGGTCGTGAGGCGCTGA
- a CDS encoding IS3 family transposase (programmed frameshift), which yields MTGDNPKSEVLPGRERRRRRTSAEKLAIIAETMEPGMTVSLVARRHGIAPNQLFTWRRLANQGALTATQAEEDVVPASAYRALVDQVRELQRLLGKKSMEAEILKEALEVAVGFKKTDVAVVVAADAQSTGRFAMKAVCETLGVARSNVAARIAGGAAKRMGRPPLPEDDLLCEIKGIIAEQPSWGYARVWADLRRKRRAEGAAPVNRKRVYRVMRAHGLLLQRHAGGGENRRHDGKIAVLRSNLRWCSDGFEIACDNAEKVRVAFALDCCDREALGHVATTAGVKGEDIRDLMVSAVEYRFGPVNRLPSPIEWLTDNGSCYIAGDTKHFAREIGLEPLTTPVESPQSNGMAEAFVRTIKRDYARVSPLPDAETVIRLLPSWFEHYNTRHPHRALGYRSPREFIADRLAAEAGECLSET from the exons ATGACTGGTGACAATCCGAAGAGTGAGGTCCTGCCGGGCCGAGAACGACGGCGTCGGCGCACGTCGGCGGAGAAATTGGCGATCATTGCCGAGACGATGGAGCCGGGCATGACGGTTAGCCTTGTCGCGCGCCGTCACGGCATCGCCCCCAATCAGCTGTTCACCTGGCGGCGGCTGGCGAACCAAGGCGCCCTGACCGCGACGCAGGCCGAGGAGGACGTCGTTCCGGCGTCCGCCTACAGGGCTTTGGTCGACCAGGTGCGCGAACTGCAGCGCCTGCTCGGCAAGAAGTCGATGGAGGCCGAAATCCTCAAAGAGGCGCTTGAAGTCGCCGTAGGCT TCAAAAAAACGGATGTTGCGGTCGTTGTCGCTGCCGACGCTCAATCCACGGGACGGTTCGCGATGAAGGCCGTCTGCGAAACCCTCGGCGTCGCCCGCTCGAATGTCGCCGCGCGCATTGCCGGCGGCGCGGCCAAACGCATGGGCCGACCGCCCCTGCCGGAAGACGATCTGCTCTGCGAGATCAAGGGGATCATCGCCGAACAGCCGTCCTGGGGCTACGCCCGCGTGTGGGCCGACCTGCGCCGCAAAAGACGCGCCGAGGGCGCGGCGCCGGTCAACCGCAAGCGGGTTTATCGGGTGATGAGGGCGCACGGCCTGTTGCTTCAACGTCATGCCGGCGGCGGCGAAAACCGCCGGCATGACGGCAAGATCGCCGTTCTGCGCTCCAACCTGCGTTGGTGTTCCGACGGCTTCGAGATCGCTTGCGACAATGCCGAAAAAGTCCGCGTCGCCTTCGCGCTTGATTGCTGCGACCGGGAAGCCCTCGGCCATGTCGCCACGACGGCGGGCGTCAAGGGCGAGGACATCCGCGACCTGATGGTCAGCGCCGTCGAATATCGCTTTGGCCCGGTCAATCGCCTGCCCAGCCCGATCGAATGGCTGACCGACAACGGGTCTTGCTACATCGCTGGCGACACGAAACATTTTGCCCGCGAAATCGGCCTTGAGCCGCTGACCACGCCGGTCGAAAGCCCCCAATCGAATGGAATGGCCGAAGCCTTCGTCCGCACGATCAAACGCGATTACGCGCGCGTGTCGCCACTGCCGGACGCCGAAACCGTGATCCGCTTGCTGCCGTCGTGGTTCGAGCATTACAACACACGCCATCCGCATCGCGCGCTTGGCTATCGTTCACCCCGCGAGTTCATCGCGGATCGCTTGGCCGCCGAAGCCGGAGAGTGTCTGTCCGAAACTTAA
- a CDS encoding alpha/beta hydrolase — protein sequence MRRKFKLLRAAAAVLVLVTAPGSAAFAGDGFNFSFGGVGALFGGGQEQRAYNVAIFVASTRRGGDRSNELTPGAKARYALDFISVPPDHKPGAIERPAFGGANPEHHFVVSRQSDLDASAFREQLAAQLSGRIGVNRDVLVYVHGFNTSLDDARFRLAQIVVDTRFGGVPVLFTWPSKAQLLAYGADKESAMASRDACRKLLETIAATPGVGRVQIIAHSMGTWLTMEALNEAALSGSPDLHGKLGNVMLAAPDIDLSVFRQQLEPLDPSHFSVYVSKNDRALQLSASLQGDRRLGSLDPGSDHDRELIQNLGVGVYDISSLSTNFIGHDVYADAPQVVRQIGARIEKPRPADANVQSVIDAGADRTPRPPPGQITTEALPPPAASSAPAAGSVQTAAPVEAAAQK from the coding sequence GTGCGGCGGAAGTTCAAACTCTTGCGGGCGGCGGCGGCCGTTCTGGTTCTGGTCACGGCGCCGGGAAGCGCGGCGTTCGCCGGCGACGGATTCAATTTCAGTTTCGGCGGCGTCGGCGCCCTGTTCGGTGGCGGGCAGGAGCAAAGGGCCTATAATGTCGCAATTTTCGTCGCCTCGACCCGCCGGGGCGGCGATCGTTCGAACGAACTCACGCCCGGCGCCAAGGCGCGCTATGCGCTCGATTTCATTTCCGTTCCGCCCGACCACAAGCCGGGCGCCATCGAACGGCCGGCCTTCGGCGGCGCCAATCCCGAACATCATTTCGTGGTGAGCCGGCAGAGCGACCTCGACGCCTCCGCCTTCCGCGAGCAGCTCGCGGCGCAGCTTTCGGGACGGATCGGCGTCAATCGCGACGTGCTGGTCTATGTCCATGGCTTCAACACCTCGCTCGACGACGCCCGCTTCCGGCTGGCGCAGATCGTGGTGGACACCAGATTCGGCGGCGTCCCGGTTCTGTTCACCTGGCCCTCCAAGGCGCAGCTTCTGGCCTATGGCGCGGACAAGGAAAGCGCCATGGCCTCGCGCGACGCCTGCCGCAAACTGCTGGAAACGATCGCGGCGACGCCTGGCGTCGGGCGCGTCCAGATCATCGCCCATTCCATGGGAACCTGGCTGACGATGGAGGCTCTGAACGAAGCGGCTCTTTCCGGTTCGCCCGACCTGCACGGCAAGCTCGGCAATGTCATGCTGGCGGCGCCGGACATCGATCTCTCGGTGTTTCGCCAGCAACTCGAACCGCTCGATCCTTCCCATTTTTCGGTCTATGTCTCCAAGAACGACCGCGCATTGCAGCTTTCGGCGAGCCTTCAGGGCGACCGCCGCCTCGGCTCGCTCGATCCCGGTTCGGACCACGACCGCGAGCTGATCCAGAACCTCGGCGTCGGCGTTTACGACATATCAAGCCTCTCCACCAATTTCATCGGCCATGACGTTTACGCCGACGCGCCGCAGGTCGTGCGCCAGATCGGAGCGCGGATCGAAAAGCCGCGCCCGGCCGACGCCAACGTGCAGAGCGTGATCGACGCCGGCGCCGACCGCACACCGCGCCCGCCGCCCGGCCAGATCACCACCGAAGCCCTGCCGCCGCCCGCCGCTTCGTCGGCGCCGGCCGCCGGATCGGTCCAGACCGCCGCGCCGGTCGAGGCCGCCGCGCAGAAATAG
- a CDS encoding YARHG domain-containing protein, translating to MFGCTDRNFFRAQDLYDGPNCEFLYVMRNSIYKEHGYCFTTPRAIRTFGNAGCRYDDVRDVPLNRFERANVPTIQAVERGKGCSR from the coding sequence GTGTTCGGCTGCACCGACCGCAATTTTTTTCGCGCCCAAGACCTGTATGACGGACCAAATTGCGAATTCCTCTATGTGATGCGCAATTCGATCTACAAGGAGCACGGCTATTGCTTCACGACGCCGCGCGCCATCCGGACCTTCGGCAACGCCGGCTGCCGCTATGACGACGTGCGCGACGTCCCGCTCAATCGTTTCGAGCGCGCCAATGTCCCGACCATTCAAGCGGTCGAGCGCGGCAAGGGCTGCTCGCGCTGA